ATACATCTCAACAAACAAGGCCACGACAAAAGCGGCAAAGGCCCCAAAGGTTCGCCAGTCCCGCGCCGTTGCCGGCTTGAAAAAACTGTAGGCAAACATGATGAAAACGGCCGAGTTGATGACAACCAGCAGCCACAGCCCGTAGGCCGGTTGGTCATGGGTCATGAGGGATCTCCCTGATTCGGTTGGGCTGGCTGCTCCGGTCCTGATTTTGTTTTGCCAGGGCCATGATGACGGCCATGCCCCCCATGGCCGTGATGCATGAACACATGCATCAGCGGGCATGCCAGAAGCAGCAGGTAGGGCAGCGCACCCAGGAAGTGGGCGCGGTGCTCGCTCAGCAAAAAGTATGCGGCGACGGCACCGAACACCACCAGACCCAGGCCGTACCTGGAGCGCCAAAATGGCGGCGCGTTAGTCTGGCCTGGCTGTACATCGTGGTCGTGGTTCATTTGGAAACCTCCTGGTCTGAACGGGCTAAAGCCTGCGCATCGGGCCGCCTTCAGCCCTGCAGAACGCCTTGCGGGATGGCTGTGCCTTCCCAAAGCGGGAGTTGGTCAACGCATCAATCGGTTGGACAACCAGGCAAAGAACACACCGGCAAAAAAGGCCCAGCTGCTCAGAACGAGGAGCGCCGTCAGGAACCCCGTCCACGCGAATGGGCGCAGCTGCACCATGGTGCTGAAGTCCATGCCATGGAACAGGTTGTTCATGAAGCCCAGAAACGGACCGGGCGCCAAGGCCCAGACCAGCGCGCACAGGGCATAGAACAGCCCGACGGTGATGGCCAGCGCGAGGCCAGTGCGAAGCGGTGTCATGGCATGGGCTCCTTCATTTGGCGGGTGCCGCCGGCATCCGGTCCATCATCATTTTCATCATGGCCTGCATCATTTCCATGCGCTTTTCCATCATCTGCTGGTGCGCGCCCATGTCGCCCGTCATTCCCGGCATGCCTTTCATGCCGCCCTTGCCAGCGCCGGACATGCCTTCCATCATGGCCATGCTGTCCTGCATGGTTTTCATGTGTTCGGCCATCAGCTGGCTGCGCTCTTGCGGGGTCTTGGCGTTCATCATCTTGTCGTGCATGCCCTGCATGGTCTTCATCTGCGCGTCCATTTTTGCCATCTGGTCGGGTGTGGCCATGCTGTTGGCAGACGCAGTGCCCATGGGCATCATCGTCGGCGCCGTGTTGCAGGCGGTCAATGCGATGGCGGCAGTCAGGGCAACGGCAAGGGGAATGAATCGAAAATGGGTCATGACAGACTCCTGGTCAGGTGGCGGAAAAATGGAATGCGGTGTGCTGTGGGTAAGCACCGACGCAGGTGTAATGCTCAAGTCTGCTTTTTTGCGCCTGGGCACAAAAGCAAATTGGATTGGAATATGGACGCAGACCGCAGACCGCAGAGCGCGAGGCTCAGGGTCAAACGTCGGAAGGCGGCTAAATGGCCAGTCGCGAGAAGCGAACGCGGATGGGCAGCCCAGGCGTGGCCGGCTGCTCGACATCCATTTGGCGAAGCGTTGGAATGACGGGTGCTACTCTGCTCCAGAGAACCAGAACGAGGAGCGCTGGACCTGGATCAATCTGGGCAACCGTCAAGTCCAGCTTGGGGAAAGAGCGTGATCCATCGTCGCAAACTTTCAGGCACGGTGCCTTGAAGTGCAACTCATCAACGCCATCGGCAACGGCCCCGGCGTGACCGGGCAATATCACGGATGCGTGCGCAGCTTCGGAAGATGCGGCTGTCGCGATGTGGGAGTGCGTTTGACGCGCTTCCAGCAAACAGGCGTTGGCGACCCCTGAAGCCAGGGCAAACAGCCACACCAGCAACACCATGAATGCGGTGTTGCGTTTGGCTCGGGTGTTGGAAAAAAGCTTCATGGCGGTTGAGATCACAGAGATTTCATCGTACGCGCATAGGGCAACGAATAATTGATTCACGTCAATAAACGCGGCATCACATAACAAGCTGGACAAGCAAACACCGAGCCCATCAGCCCGATCAAGCCCAAGCCATGCTTAAACCACTGCACGGCGTCGCCTCCAGAAGCTGCCCGATGTGCGCTAAGTTTCTCGCGGCCTGCGCATCAGGAGGTACACCGCCGGAATCACGAACATCGACAGCAGCGGCGCCGTGATCATGCCGCCCACCATGGGCGCGGCGATTCGCTGCATGACCTCGGAGCCCGTCCCGGTTCCCCACATGATGGGAAAGAGGCCGGCCAGGATCACGGCCACTGTCATCGCCTTGGGACGCACGCGCAACACCGCGCCTTCACGGATGGCATCGAGCAGGTCGGCAGCGCTGGTTTTCCCCTGCGCGAGCCTGTCGTCCCAGGCAGACCTCAGGTACAGCAGCATGATCACGCCGAATTCAGCCGAAACACCGGCCAGGGCAATGAACCCAACCGCCCCGGCAATGGAGAGGTTGTAGCCCAGCAGGTAAAGCAGCCAGATGCCGCCCACCAGCGCAAACGGCAGCGTGGCCATGATCAGCAAAGCTTCGTCGAAGCGCTTGAAGGTCAAATACAGCAACACGAAGATGATGAGCAGCGTAAACGGCACCACCACCTTGAGCCTGGCCGTGGCGCGTTCCAGGAACTCGAACTGGCCGGACCAGGAGATGGAATACCCGGGCGGCAGCTTGACCTTTTCGGCCACGGCTTTCTGCATGTCCTGCACGGCCGAGCGCAGATCGCGGCCCCGGATGTCCACATAGACCCATCCCGACAGACGGGCGTTTTCGCTGCGCAGCATGGGCGGGCCATCGGTGATGCGGATGTCGGCCACGTCCGAGAGCACCAGGCGCTGACCGCGTTCGGTCACGATGGGCAGGCTGCGCAGCTTTTCCAGGGAATCGCGCAGTTCACGCGGGTAGCGCAGGTTGATGGGAAAGCGCTGCAGGCCCTCGACGGTTTCGCCAATGTTCTCGCCGCCTACCGCCGAGCTGATGACCGACTGCACGTCAGCGATGTTCAGGCCAAAGCTGGCTGCTGCGTCACGCCGGATGTTCACGTCCACGTAGCGTCCGCCGGTCAGGCGCTCGGCCAGCGCGCTGCTGACGCCCGAAACATCCTTCAGCGCCCGCTCGATCTCGCCGGTGAGACGGTCGATGGTCGCCAAATCGGTGCCCGCCACCTTGACGCCCACCGGGCTCTTGATGCCGGTGGCCAGCATGTCGATGCGATTGCGGATAGGCGGCACCCAGATGTTGGACAAGCCCGGAACTTTCACGATGCGGTCGAGCTCTTCCACCAGCTTGTCCTGGGTCATGCCCGGGCGCCACTGCTCGCGCGGCTTGAACTGGATGGTGGTTTCGAACATCTCCATCGGCGCGGGGTCGGTTGCGGTCTCGGCGCGCCCGGCTTTGCCGTAAACAGTGGCGACTTCAGGCACGGTCTTGATCAGCCGGTCGGTCTGCTGCAGCAACTCGCCCGCCTTGCCAGCCGACAGGCCCGGCAACGCAGACGGCATGTAAAGCAAATCGCCCTCGTCAAGCCGGGGCATGAACTCGCCGCCGATATGCTGCAGCGGCCACAGGCTGATGACCAGCACGATGGCAGAGGCCAGCAGCGTGAGTTTTGGCGCGCGCAGAACCCCCTCCAGCATGGGCCGGTAGACCGCGATCAGCAAGCGGTTCAGGGGATTGGCCCGCTCATCGGGAATCCGGCCCCTGATGAGGTAACCCATCAGCACCGGAATCAGGGTGACCGACAGTCCGGCCGCAGCCGCCATGGCATAGGTCTTGGTAAAGGCCAGTGGCGAGAACATCCGGCCTTCCTGGGCTTCAAGGGTGAACACCGGGACAAACGACAAGGTGATGATGAGCAGCGAAAAGAACAGCGCCGGCCCCACTTCAGCCGCCGCGTCGCCGATAACCCGCCAGCGCGCCTCGCCCTGCAACGTTTTGTCGGGATGGTCGTGGCCCCACTGCTCCAGGTGTTTGTGGGCGTTTTCGATCATGACCACGGCGGCATCGACCATGGCGCCAATGGCAATGGCAATGCCACCGAGCGACATGATGTTCGCGTTCACCCCCTGGTAGCGCATCACAATGAAGGCGATCAGAATGCCGATCGGCAGCGAAATGATGGCCACGAATGCCGAGCGCAAGTGGAACAAAAAGATAAAGCACACCACCGCCACGACAAGGAATTCTTCCAGCAGCTTGTAGGCGAGGTTGTCCACGGCGCGCTTGATCAGCCCGGAGCGGTCGTAGACCGGCACGATTTCCACGCCCTTGGGCAGGCTGGACTGCAATGATGCGAGCTTGGCTTTCACGGCTGCAATCGTTTCGAGCGCATTCTTGCCCGAACGCATGATGATCACCCCGCCGGTGGCTTCGCCCTCACCGTCCAGTTCACCAATGCCGCGGCGCATTTCCGGGCCGATCTGGATACGCGCCACGTCGCCCAGGCGCACCGAGACGCCGTTGGGGGTCGTCATCAAAGGCACTGCGCGGAAATCGTCGAGCGATTGCAGATAACCCGAGGCCCGCACCATGTACTCGGCCTCCCCCAATTCGAGCACCGAGCCACCGGCCTCCTGGTTGGCCTTCTGGATGGCCTCGACCACCCGGGTGTGCGGGATGGCATAGGCGGCCAGCTTGTCCGGATCGAGCACGATCTGGTACTGGCGCACCATGCCGCCTATGGAGGCGACCTCGGCGACGTTGGGAACGGTTTTGAGCTCGTACTTGAGAAACCAGTCCTGCAGCGCGCGCAGCTGCGAAGCATCCTGCGTGCCGCTGCGGTCGATCAGGGCGTATTGGTAAATCCAGCCCACGCCTGTCGCGTCCGGCCCCAGCGAGGCTTTTGCAGCCGCCGGCAGGCGTGATTGCACCTGGTTAAGGTACTCCAGCACCCGCGAGCGTGCCCAGTACAGGTCGGTGCCGTCCTCGAACAGCACGTAGACAAACGAGTCACCAAAGAACGAGTAGCCGCGCACCGTCCTGGCGCCCGGCACCGAGAGCATGGTCGTGGTCAACGGGTAAGTGACCTGGTTCTCGACAATGCGAGGTGCCTGGCCGGGGTAGCTGGTGCGGATGATGACCTGCACGTCGGACAGGTCAGGCAGCGCATCCAGGGGTGTCCTGAGCACCGAGTACACGCCCCAGGCGCTGATCATCAAGCTGGCCAGCAGCACCAGAAAGCGGTTGGCGATGGACCATCGGATCAGACCGGCGATCACCTCTTGCTCCCTGACGCTGCAGGCGCGGCGCCTGGTGCGGAGGCCAGAGGCGTGACCCGTGTTAGTTGAGGCAGCCCGTCCGCACCCATATAAAACTCAAAGCTCACCCGGTCGCCGGCTTGCAGGTTACGCGGAAGCTCCTTGAGAGGTGGCTGCTTGAAATCCATGGTCATGGCGCCCCACTTCAGTGAGGGGATTGGCCCATGCGACAGTGTGATCTCGTCTTTGCCGATGGCTTCGACCGTGGCCTCGCCTTCATGGCGCGGTGCAGTCGTGGCAGCTGCCGGCTTGGGCACTTCATTCAACCGGGCTTCAACCCCCTTGAGGCTGGCCTCGGAATCAATCAGGAACTGTGAAGACACCACGACGCGCTGGCCGGCCTGCAGACCGCGCTTGATTTCAGTCTGTCCGCCGGCCTCAATCCCGGATTCCACCTCAACCGGCCGAAAGCGTCCATTTTCCTCGGCCAGCATGACGACCGTGCGCTTGCCGGTCTGGATGACGGCCTCGGTGGGAACCAGCAAGGCCTTTTCGGCGCGCATGTCCATGAACTGCATGGATACGAACATGCCAGGCACCAGACGTGCGCCCGGGTTGGCCAGCTCAAGCCGGGCCTTGAGCGTGCGCGTCGCGGGGTTCACCTCGGGCAAGACAGCCTGGACCTTGCCGTCGAAGGTCATGCCAGGCGCTGCCGGGCTGCGCGCCTGGACTGTCGCCCCTGGCCGCAGCAATGCGGACTGGCTTTCGGGCACCTCCGCGTTAGCCCAGACGGTGGACAGCCCGTTGATGCGAAACAGGGTCGTGCCGGCCATCACCGTCATTCCTTCGCGGGCCAGCAGTTCCACCACCACACCACCAATCGGCGCTGTCAGCGTGATGCGGGTCTGTGTTTTTCCGGTCGCTTCCACCTGGCGAATCTGCGCGTCGCTCATGCCCGCCTGGCGCATGCGCTGGCGGGCGCCGTCCACCAGTGACGCCAGGTCACGGCCCTGCATGCGTTTGATGGCCAAAAACTCTTCCTGGGCTGCCACCCAGTCCGGCACATAAAGATCTACCAGCGGCTGACCCTTCGCTACCCGGTCCAGCGTGGCCCGCACATGCAGGCGCTCGACATAACCGGTTGCCCGGGCCTGAATGATGGCTTGGTCTCGCTCGTTGAACGCGATGCTGCCTACAGCGGAAACCTGCGGCGACAGCGTGCCCTCGGTCACCATCGCGGTACGCACGCCCAGATTTTGTTGAATGCGCGGGCTGACGGTGACCTTACCTTGATCGGCGTCGCCATTCGCATAGACCGGCACCAGCATCATGTCCATGAAAGGCGACTTGGCCGGCTTGTCGAACTTGCTGCCTGGCACCATGGGGTCGTGGTAGTAAAGAATTTTGCTGCCGGTGATCGGATCGGTGTCCCCCGCCTTGAGGCCTGCGGCGATATGGCGGCGGCTCGCCTCTTCACCTTCGGCGACGCTCTGAGGGCCGGGCGTTGGCGCTGTGGTTAGGCTTGGCGGTGCGTCACCGGGCGTGGCGACTGCCGCCATGCTGCTGCCGTTTTTCATGCCCAGCGTGTACAGGCCGTAACCGGCGGCGCCCAGCACGCCCGCAGCAAGCAGCGCGGCAATGAGAAATTTCCTGTTCATGGCTGCTCCCTGGCGATGGTTGCCCTGCCGTGATCGGGAATCAGGAAATTGAGTTGTGCCCAGGAGCGCGCCGTTTCCATCTCCAGGCTCAAGGCCTGCATGCGGACTTCAATTTCGTCGCGGCGTGCTGACAGCCCGGCAGCCAGGTCGCTTTTGCCGATGCGATAGGCTGTGAGCGTCGCCTCGGAGCGCTGTCGGGCGGTGGGGATCAACTCGTCACGGTACCGGACCAGCCGATCCTTGCCCGTCTGCCATTCGTTGAGCAGGACGCGTACCTCGGCTTCGTTCTTGCGCAGCATGTCCTCGTACCTGGCCCTGGCTTCGTCAACCATGGCCAGCTTGGCGCCCAACTCACGGTTCTGGCGGTTTTTCTGGTCCCACTGCAAGGGGATGGATACGCCGATGGAAAGCATGTTGGAGAAGGCTGGGCCGCGCTGGGCGTAGCTCGCCTCCACGCTGATGTCGGCCTTCTTGTCAGCCTGGGCAAGCCGGGCCTCGGTTTCGGCCGCCTCAATTTCGGCGCTGATGACCAACAGTTCGGGATGCCGCTCGAGGTGTTCGTTCAGAACGTCATCGTGCAACGGCGTGCTTTGCCATTGTGGTGTTCCTGCAAGCGGTCGTTCAGCATCGGCCGCGCCCACCCACCGGGCCAGCATCAAGGAAGCGCTGCGCGACTGGCGATCAATCTGGCTCAACCGGTCTTGCAGCGCGATGACTGCGGCGCGGGCTGCGAACACGTCAGCCTGGCTGCCCCGGTTGGTGCGAAAGGCGCTGTCGGCGGCTTGAACCTGCAGTCGGGTTTCCTCAATTTGCTGCTGCAACAATTCACGCTGGGCTTGCGCGTAATAGCGATCCAGCCAGGCCAGCGCCGTGCCCTGCTGCACGTTGGCCAGCGTCAGTTGCCGCTGCGCCTGCACCCGCTGGGCGTCGCGTTCAAACTTTTCCGCCCTGAGCTGGCGTTTCTCAAGGCGCGGAATCTCCTGCATGACGCCAATGCGGCGCATGGTCATGAAGTCACGCGTGAGGCTGAGACGGTCCGGGCCATTGGCCGGCAGGTTGTCAATGCCAAGCTTGAGCACGGGGTCGGGCAACTGGCCGGCAGCCACGCCCTGCTCGCGGGCGGCGGTGGTGAGCGCGTCCTGGGCAAGCAGTTGCCGGGAACGGCCCACCGCAATGCGCTGCGCCTCCACCAGGGTCAACGGGTCAGTTGCCCAGGACGGGAACCCCATGGCAACCAGCAGGGCGGCAACGGCGGCCCGGTAAATCGGAAACGGAATTGACATAAAACCTCCAGAGCACAAGTAACGACCTGCCGATGCACGGGAAATGCATCGGGCAGGAGCCAGGTGGTCTGAAAGGTTAAAGGCGGAAACAACAGTTGCTGATGGTCACGGGCGGTGCCGTGGTGCGCATCAGATGGGGCGCCTGCAGTGGCGCTCCCGACAACACCGGAACCATGGCCGGCAATGTGAAATCGGCAGGCTGGGCGCCGATGGCTACGGGGGGCGGCAACTCGTACCTGTCGGCAGTTTGCTGACCCGCCTGGCAGTGCGCCTGACACAAATTGGGCTGCACTTCGTCCCTGTTCAGCGTCATGGATTCGGCACAGGGCATGCCCGCCTCAGCCATCGCAGCTACGCCAGCAGCTTTTGATGCAGCACCCGAACAAATGTAGCCAGCCACCGCCAGCTGCATGAACAGCAGGCTGATCAGCGCGAACAGTGCTGTCGTCAAGCGGGTGCGGCGGTTCGAGGGCATGGGTTGAAATTAGAAGGTGGACAATAAAGCAGGCGGCGCGAACATCAAGTTTAGTGGGACTGCAATCAATAGGCTGATTTGCTTTTGTCCAGCTTCAATGGAAAAAGTTCAACGCGACTTTAATTGCTATATTTTTGATAGCTACATGCGCTTATGCATAAAGCGCAATCGGCATTTTTGATACCTATTTAATGCCTTAGCCTGATCCGGTGCTGTAGCCCATGCTAAGGTGGCTGCATGAGCAAAACCATCCGTTACACCCTGCTGTCGCTGCGCGATTTGGCGGTTTCCGCCGGCCCCTTCATTGTGCTGGCCGTCACCCTGCTGACGCTGGCCTACTGGTGGCTGGACCCGAACCCGCCCAAGCGCGTGACGCTGGCCACCGGCCCGGCGCAAAGCGCCTATGAGGAGTTCGGCAAGCGCTACGCAAAAATCCTGGCCCAGGATGGCATCGAGGTCGTGCTGCTTGCGTCGCAAGGCTCGGCCGACAATTTTCAGCTGCTGCGCGAAGGCAAGGCCGACCTGGGATTTGTCCAGGGCGGCACCCGTGAAGCCCGGCCCGAAGACGAAGCCATGCTGGAGTCGCTGGGCAGCCTGTTTGTCGAGCCGGTGTGGCTTTTTTACCGCAAGGACGTTCTGCCGAAATCCACCGGCGCTTCGCTCGATGCGCTGACCCAGCTGCAGGGCTTGCGCGTGAACATCGGCACCGCCGGAAGCGGCATTCCCAGCCTGATGAACAAGCTGCTGGCCAGCAACAACATCGATGCGTCCAGCCTCAAGCTCTCCGAGCTGGAGCAGACGCCCGCCACCGTTGCCTTTCTGGAAGGCCGGCTTGATGCCATCGTGTTTGCGTCCGCGCCCGAATCGCTGATGGTGCAGATGCTGCTGCAGACCCCGGGCGTCGGGCTGATGGATTTTCCGCAAAGCGAAGCGTATTCGCGGCGCTTTGCCTTTCTGAGCCCGGTCGTGCTGCCGCGCGGCGTGGTCGATCTGGCGGGCAACATTCCAGCGCAGGATGTGCGGCTGGTGGCACCGACCACGGCGCTGATCGACCGCAAGGAAACCCATCCGGCCCTGCTGCAGCTGTTTGTGCAGGCGGGCAAGCAGATTCATGGTGGCGCCGGCTGGTTCAGGCGCGCGCGCGACTATCCCAACCTGGCGAACAACGAATTGCCGATTGCCGCCGAGGCCGAGCGTAGCATCCACAACGACAAGCCTTTCCTGCAGCGCTACCTGCCCTTCTGGGTCGCCAACCTGGTTGAACGCATGTGGCTGGTGATGGGCATTATTTTGGCGATCATGCTGCCGCTGTCGCGCATCGTGCCGCCGCTGTACGAGTTTCGGGTGCGCTCGCGCATTTTCCGCTGGTACGGCCAGCTCAGGGAGATTGAAAACCGGGTTGACAGCGCCGACGACCAGCACGCGCTGCTTGAAGAGCTGAGCAGCCTGGAACGCCGTGCCGAAAAAATCAGCGTGCCGCTGTCTTACGCCAGCGAGCTGTATGCGCTGCGCAACAACATTCAGCTGGTGCGCAGGAAACTGCAGGGCCGGCAAAAATTTTCCAACGCACCGTAAGTAGTCAATGGGCTGCACATGACCTCAACGACCCAGGCAGTTGCCAACGAAACCGCGCCGCCATGGCATGCCCTGGCGGCCGAACAGGTGCTGGCGCAACTGGCGTGCGACCCGGCATCGGGACTGAGCGCTGCGGAGGTCGCCCGGCGGCGCGCGCAGGGCGGCGCCAACACCCTGCCCGAGCCGCCGCGCCGCTCTGCGCTGCTCATCATCGCGCGCCAGTTCCAGAGCCCGCTGATCTACATCCTGTTTGCAGCGGCGATGCTGGCGGTGGCGCTGTCGCATTACGGCGATGCGGTGGTGATCCTGCTGGTGGTGCTGGCCAATGCGCTGATAGGCGCCTTCCAGGAGGGCCGCGCCGAGCGCTCCATGGCCTCGCTCAGGCAACTGTCGG
This DNA window, taken from Polaromonas hydrogenivorans, encodes the following:
- a CDS encoding DUF2933 domain-containing protein: MNHDHDVQPGQTNAPPFWRSRYGLGLVVFGAVAAYFLLSEHRAHFLGALPYLLLLACPLMHVFMHHGHGGHGRHHGPGKTKSGPEQPAQPNQGDPS
- a CDS encoding DUF5676 family membrane protein; translated protein: MTPLRTGLALAITVGLFYALCALVWALAPGPFLGFMNNLFHGMDFSTMVQLRPFAWTGFLTALLVLSSWAFFAGVFFAWLSNRLMR
- a CDS encoding efflux RND transporter permease subunit — its product is MIAGLIRWSIANRFLVLLASLMISAWGVYSVLRTPLDALPDLSDVQVIIRTSYPGQAPRIVENQVTYPLTTTMLSVPGARTVRGYSFFGDSFVYVLFEDGTDLYWARSRVLEYLNQVQSRLPAAAKASLGPDATGVGWIYQYALIDRSGTQDASQLRALQDWFLKYELKTVPNVAEVASIGGMVRQYQIVLDPDKLAAYAIPHTRVVEAIQKANQEAGGSVLELGEAEYMVRASGYLQSLDDFRAVPLMTTPNGVSVRLGDVARIQIGPEMRRGIGELDGEGEATGGVIIMRSGKNALETIAAVKAKLASLQSSLPKGVEIVPVYDRSGLIKRAVDNLAYKLLEEFLVVAVVCFIFLFHLRSAFVAIISLPIGILIAFIVMRYQGVNANIMSLGGIAIAIGAMVDAAVVMIENAHKHLEQWGHDHPDKTLQGEARWRVIGDAAAEVGPALFFSLLIITLSFVPVFTLEAQEGRMFSPLAFTKTYAMAAAAGLSVTLIPVLMGYLIRGRIPDERANPLNRLLIAVYRPMLEGVLRAPKLTLLASAIVLVISLWPLQHIGGEFMPRLDEGDLLYMPSALPGLSAGKAGELLQQTDRLIKTVPEVATVYGKAGRAETATDPAPMEMFETTIQFKPREQWRPGMTQDKLVEELDRIVKVPGLSNIWVPPIRNRIDMLATGIKSPVGVKVAGTDLATIDRLTGEIERALKDVSGVSSALAERLTGGRYVDVNIRRDAAASFGLNIADVQSVISSAVGGENIGETVEGLQRFPINLRYPRELRDSLEKLRSLPIVTERGQRLVLSDVADIRITDGPPMLRSENARLSGWVYVDIRGRDLRSAVQDMQKAVAEKVKLPPGYSISWSGQFEFLERATARLKVVVPFTLLIIFVLLYLTFKRFDEALLIMATLPFALVGGIWLLYLLGYNLSIAGAVGFIALAGVSAEFGVIMLLYLRSAWDDRLAQGKTSAADLLDAIREGAVLRVRPKAMTVAVILAGLFPIMWGTGTGSEVMQRIAAPMVGGMITAPLLSMFVIPAVYLLMRRPRET
- a CDS encoding efflux RND transporter periplasmic adaptor subunit, with protein sequence MNRKFLIAALLAAGVLGAAGYGLYTLGMKNGSSMAAVATPGDAPPSLTTAPTPGPQSVAEGEEASRRHIAAGLKAGDTDPITGSKILYYHDPMVPGSKFDKPAKSPFMDMMLVPVYANGDADQGKVTVSPRIQQNLGVRTAMVTEGTLSPQVSAVGSIAFNERDQAIIQARATGYVERLHVRATLDRVAKGQPLVDLYVPDWVAAQEEFLAIKRMQGRDLASLVDGARQRMRQAGMSDAQIRQVEATGKTQTRITLTAPIGGVVVELLAREGMTVMAGTTLFRINGLSTVWANAEVPESQSALLRPGATVQARSPAAPGMTFDGKVQAVLPEVNPATRTLKARLELANPGARLVPGMFVSMQFMDMRAEKALLVPTEAVIQTGKRTVVMLAEENGRFRPVEVESGIEAGGQTEIKRGLQAGQRVVVSSQFLIDSEASLKGVEARLNEVPKPAAATTAPRHEGEATVEAIGKDEITLSHGPIPSLKWGAMTMDFKQPPLKELPRNLQAGDRVSFEFYMGADGLPQLTRVTPLASAPGAAPAASGSKR
- a CDS encoding TolC family protein — protein: MSIPFPIYRAAVAALLVAMGFPSWATDPLTLVEAQRIAVGRSRQLLAQDALTTAAREQGVAAGQLPDPVLKLGIDNLPANGPDRLSLTRDFMTMRRIGVMQEIPRLEKRQLRAEKFERDAQRVQAQRQLTLANVQQGTALAWLDRYYAQAQRELLQQQIEETRLQVQAADSAFRTNRGSQADVFAARAAVIALQDRLSQIDRQSRSASLMLARWVGAADAERPLAGTPQWQSTPLHDDVLNEHLERHPELLVISAEIEAAETEARLAQADKKADISVEASYAQRGPAFSNMLSIGVSIPLQWDQKNRQNRELGAKLAMVDEARARYEDMLRKNEAEVRVLLNEWQTGKDRLVRYRDELIPTARQRSEATLTAYRIGKSDLAAGLSARRDEIEVRMQALSLEMETARSWAQLNFLIPDHGRATIAREQP
- a CDS encoding TAXI family TRAP transporter solute-binding subunit translates to MSKTIRYTLLSLRDLAVSAGPFIVLAVTLLTLAYWWLDPNPPKRVTLATGPAQSAYEEFGKRYAKILAQDGIEVVLLASQGSADNFQLLREGKADLGFVQGGTREARPEDEAMLESLGSLFVEPVWLFYRKDVLPKSTGASLDALTQLQGLRVNIGTAGSGIPSLMNKLLASNNIDASSLKLSELEQTPATVAFLEGRLDAIVFASAPESLMVQMLLQTPGVGLMDFPQSEAYSRRFAFLSPVVLPRGVVDLAGNIPAQDVRLVAPTTALIDRKETHPALLQLFVQAGKQIHGGAGWFRRARDYPNLANNELPIAAEAERSIHNDKPFLQRYLPFWVANLVERMWLVMGIILAIMLPLSRIVPPLYEFRVRSRIFRWYGQLREIENRVDSADDQHALLEELSSLERRAEKISVPLSYASELYALRNNIQLVRRKLQGRQKFSNAP